A window of Lysobacter terrestris contains these coding sequences:
- a CDS encoding YaiI/YqxD family protein: MNEAHPPTPSGPQIWVDGDACPGPVKEILFRAAERTKVHVTFVANQWLRVPTSRYIRSLQVSGGFDVADTEIVDRVQPGDLVVTQDIPLAARVLDKGAIALNPRGERYTRDNIAQRLSMRNFMEELRGAGIQTGGPAAFHARDRQAFANELDRWLAQR; encoded by the coding sequence ATGAACGAAGCGCATCCGCCAACGCCGTCCGGCCCGCAGATCTGGGTCGACGGCGACGCCTGCCCGGGCCCGGTCAAGGAGATCCTGTTCCGCGCCGCCGAACGCACGAAGGTGCACGTCACCTTCGTCGCCAACCAGTGGCTGCGCGTGCCCACGTCGCGTTACATCCGCTCGCTGCAGGTATCGGGCGGGTTCGACGTCGCCGATACCGAGATCGTCGACCGCGTGCAACCCGGCGACCTCGTCGTCACCCAGGACATCCCGCTGGCCGCGCGCGTGCTCGACAAGGGCGCGATCGCCCTCAATCCGCGTGGCGAACGCTACACCCGCGACAACATCGCCCAGCGCCTGTCGATGCGGAACTTCATGGAAGAACTGCGCGGCGCCGGCATCCAGACCGGCGGGCCGGCCGCGTTCCACGCACGCGACCGGCAGGCGTTCGCGAACGAACTCGATCGCTGGCTGGCGCAGCGGTAA
- a CDS encoding TIGR00266 family protein, translating into MTSWYFHSGSGDRIGPFDDGSAQQYAQQHPGHFCWREGFTSWRPIGEVAELRPAGAPEHLPPPMPGAGARTPTRNDDIDYRIVGNDMQFVEVELDPGESAIAEAGALMYKDAAVEMNTVFGSGAHSGQGGGGFLDKLLTAGKRVVTGESLFTTVYTHAGSGKARVAFAAPYPGTVLAMKLDEHNGRLICQKDSFLAGARGVQVGIHFQRKILTGLFGGEGFIMQKLEGDGWVFVHAGGTVVERELRAGERLDVDTGCVMAFHDTVNMDVRAVGGIKSMLFGGEGVFLATLTGPGKVWLQSLPFSRMAGRMLAAAPQNGGSRGEGSVLGGLGRLMDGDNSF; encoded by the coding sequence ATGACCAGTTGGTACTTCCACTCCGGCAGCGGCGACCGCATCGGGCCGTTCGACGACGGCAGCGCGCAGCAGTACGCGCAGCAACACCCCGGCCACTTCTGCTGGCGCGAGGGCTTCACCAGTTGGCGCCCGATCGGCGAAGTCGCCGAACTGCGCCCGGCCGGTGCCCCCGAACACCTGCCGCCGCCGATGCCCGGTGCCGGCGCCCGCACCCCGACGCGCAACGACGACATCGACTACCGCATCGTCGGCAACGACATGCAGTTCGTCGAGGTCGAACTCGATCCGGGCGAAAGCGCGATCGCCGAGGCCGGCGCGCTGATGTACAAGGACGCGGCGGTGGAAATGAACACCGTCTTCGGCAGCGGTGCGCACTCCGGCCAGGGCGGCGGCGGTTTCCTCGACAAGCTGCTGACCGCCGGCAAGCGCGTGGTCACCGGTGAAAGCCTGTTCACCACCGTCTACACCCACGCCGGCAGCGGCAAGGCCCGCGTCGCGTTCGCGGCGCCCTACCCCGGCACCGTGCTGGCGATGAAGCTGGACGAACACAACGGCCGCCTGATCTGCCAGAAGGACAGCTTCCTCGCCGGCGCGCGCGGCGTGCAGGTCGGCATCCACTTCCAGCGCAAGATCCTTACCGGCCTGTTCGGCGGCGAAGGCTTCATCATGCAGAAGCTGGAAGGCGACGGCTGGGTGTTCGTGCACGCCGGCGGCACCGTGGTCGAGCGCGAACTGCGCGCGGGCGAACGCCTCGACGTCGACACCGGCTGCGTCATGGCCTTCCACGACACGGTGAACATGGACGTGCGTGCGGTCGGCGGCATCAAGAGCATGCTGTTCGGTGGCGAAGGCGTGTTCCTCGCCACGCTGACCGGACCGGGCAAGGTGTGGCTGCAGTCGCTGCCGTTCTCGCGCATGGCCGGACGCATGCTCGCGGCGGCGCCGCAGAACGGCGGCAGCCGTGGCGAAGGCTCGGTGCTTGGCGGGCTGGGCCGGCTGATGGATGGCGACAACTCGTTCTGA
- a CDS encoding DUF3228 family protein: protein MSIVLTDFARPRLFPREPRRNTIQDCTPEQFERHLNEATPLAVLDGYAPFCKLHVHRNWTSTRCLAVPITVANRHLLRSDYEARTKDELPVLVRWFEGLEPPVADYLVVILYDRAQLAKEGTAIAADWGVVGCMYTAEPVETPMAPVTMMRNALGVEEGGSGVPLDREAYRRSVAFWSTHANWRG, encoded by the coding sequence ATGTCCATCGTCCTCACCGATTTCGCCCGTCCACGCCTGTTCCCGCGCGAGCCGCGGCGCAACACCATCCAGGATTGCACGCCGGAGCAGTTCGAGCGGCATCTCAACGAGGCGACGCCGCTGGCGGTGCTCGACGGTTACGCGCCGTTCTGCAAGTTGCACGTGCACCGCAACTGGACGTCGACGCGCTGCCTGGCAGTGCCGATCACCGTGGCCAACCGGCACCTGCTGCGTTCGGATTACGAGGCACGCACGAAGGACGAGCTGCCGGTGCTGGTGCGCTGGTTCGAAGGGCTGGAGCCGCCGGTGGCGGACTACCTGGTCGTCATCCTGTACGACCGCGCACAGCTGGCGAAGGAAGGCACCGCGATCGCGGCCGACTGGGGCGTGGTCGGCTGCATGTACACCGCCGAGCCGGTCGAGACGCCGATGGCGCCGGTGACGATGATGCGCAACGCGCTCGGCGTGGAGGAGGGCGGCTCGGGCGTGCCGCTCGACCGCGAGGCGTACCGGCGCAGCGTTGCGTTCTGGAGCACGCACGCCAACTGGCGCGGCTAG